One part of the Geoanaerobacter pelophilus genome encodes these proteins:
- the glnD gene encoding [protein-PII] uridylyltransferase has translation MEFDINRYFPDEAHHSGDSGRASFEEKRPLYLAASKHFLAHYREAIKKLHRAGAPGDEAVAAITRMTDTLIVKLFKSIIADLPPVKRRDEQLTLVAVGGYGRAELNPFSDIDLMFLYMGKDPQRIEDIAQKLLYFLWDMRLDVGYSVRTIPDCVEMAASDVTVKTALLDSRYLVGGRVLFKEYLKVLHSQIVAKASDSFIKEKLAEMRKRREKYGSSVYILEPNLKEGEGGLRDLHSAIWVAKIKYKVSSPKELIVKGILSEEELHGYYQSLAYLWQIRNELHYLAGRKNDQLTFEAQMQVAEFLGYRDAGRVLAVEEFMRDYYLHGTRVEHFSSLMVSKCVIKDVGPLKLLGYFIRRPIGEGFYVLKGELVVPDEAIISKDPARLMKLFEYAQKQGVSLSLKVKSLIRQNLDLVNDKFRRNREVNASFFKILRSEKGVAETLQLMHHLQFLNRFIPEFERIYCKVQHDLYHIYTVDIHSLFAVEEIIRLWKGEHAEDLPLLTSVARDIDKRELLMLAILLHDIGKGEGGRHAERGAEMVPTIARRLGLSKEDSERLEFLVLQHILFAHISQRRDLNDEKMVVQFARQMGTSENLKMLYLLTYADIKAVGPDVWTEWKARLTQELYEKAFQVLERGDFRLEASSERVKKVKRQVIELLGDDHPQAAVREELNAMATRHLLANSPKTLANHVKVLLALEGKGIVTNVDHDQEGGFSNFTVCTLDVPGLFSMITGVMAANGMNILGAQIHTSTNGKALDVLQVNAPQGFVITEETRWNRVREDLQQVLEGHVNVRKMVEKRQRVKQLSEKQKPRFPTRVEIDNEVSADYTVIDIYTHDKVGLLYSITSTLTELGLYIGISKISTKVDQVLDVFYVKDIFGHKVTSERKIEEMRERLLKAIDQ, from the coding sequence ATGGAATTCGATATTAACAGGTATTTCCCTGATGAGGCCCATCATTCGGGTGATTCGGGCCGTGCCTCCTTCGAGGAGAAGCGGCCGCTTTATCTGGCTGCCAGCAAGCATTTCCTCGCCCATTACCGGGAAGCGATTAAGAAACTGCATCGCGCCGGTGCTCCCGGAGATGAAGCGGTCGCCGCCATTACCAGGATGACTGACACTCTCATTGTCAAGCTGTTCAAATCCATCATTGCCGATCTGCCTCCGGTAAAGCGACGGGACGAACAGCTCACGCTGGTCGCAGTCGGCGGCTATGGCCGGGCTGAACTGAACCCGTTTTCCGACATAGACCTGATGTTTCTCTATATGGGAAAGGACCCGCAACGGATCGAGGATATCGCCCAGAAACTGCTCTACTTCCTCTGGGACATGCGGCTGGATGTCGGCTATTCGGTCAGGACCATTCCAGACTGCGTAGAGATGGCGGCAAGCGATGTGACGGTCAAGACCGCGCTGCTTGACAGCCGTTATCTAGTCGGCGGCAGAGTGCTCTTCAAGGAATATCTGAAGGTGCTTCACTCGCAAATCGTAGCAAAGGCCAGCGACTCCTTCATAAAGGAAAAACTGGCCGAAATGCGGAAACGGCGGGAGAAATACGGCTCGTCGGTCTATATCCTGGAACCGAACCTCAAGGAAGGCGAGGGCGGTCTCAGGGACCTGCACTCGGCAATCTGGGTGGCAAAGATCAAGTATAAGGTCAGCAGCCCGAAAGAGCTGATCGTCAAAGGGATCCTTTCGGAAGAGGAGCTGCACGGGTATTATCAGTCTCTTGCCTATCTCTGGCAAATCAGAAACGAACTTCATTACTTGGCAGGCCGCAAGAATGACCAGCTGACATTTGAAGCACAAATGCAGGTTGCCGAATTTCTCGGGTATCGTGATGCCGGGAGAGTGCTGGCGGTCGAGGAGTTCATGCGCGACTACTATCTGCACGGCACCCGCGTCGAGCATTTTTCCTCCCTGATGGTCTCAAAGTGCGTCATCAAGGATGTCGGCCCACTGAAACTCCTGGGCTACTTCATCCGGCGGCCGATCGGTGAAGGGTTTTACGTTCTCAAAGGGGAATTGGTCGTACCTGATGAAGCGATCATCAGCAAAGATCCGGCCCGGCTCATGAAGCTTTTTGAGTATGCCCAGAAGCAGGGGGTTAGCCTGAGCCTCAAGGTAAAGTCGCTTATCAGGCAGAACCTTGACCTGGTCAATGACAAGTTTCGCCGCAACCGGGAGGTAAACGCCTCGTTCTTCAAAATACTGCGGAGTGAAAAAGGGGTCGCGGAGACGTTGCAGCTGATGCACCATCTGCAGTTCCTCAACCGCTTCATTCCTGAGTTCGAGCGGATATATTGCAAGGTCCAGCATGACCTCTACCACATCTATACCGTCGATATCCATTCGTTGTTTGCTGTGGAAGAGATCATCCGGCTCTGGAAAGGTGAGCATGCCGAGGATCTGCCCCTGCTGACCAGTGTTGCCAGGGATATCGACAAGCGTGAGCTGTTGATGCTGGCCATCCTGCTCCATGATATCGGCAAAGGAGAAGGTGGACGGCATGCCGAGCGCGGTGCCGAAATGGTTCCCACCATAGCCCGACGCCTGGGGCTTTCCAAGGAAGACAGTGAACGGTTGGAGTTCCTTGTCCTGCAGCATATCCTGTTTGCGCATATATCGCAGCGAAGGGATCTGAACGATGAGAAGATGGTTGTCCAGTTTGCCCGCCAGATGGGGACCAGCGAAAACCTGAAGATGCTGTATCTCCTGACCTACGCGGATATCAAGGCTGTTGGTCCCGATGTTTGGACCGAATGGAAGGCGCGACTCACCCAGGAGCTTTATGAAAAGGCTTTCCAGGTTCTTGAGCGAGGAGACTTCAGGCTCGAAGCGAGCAGCGAGCGGGTCAAGAAGGTGAAGCGCCAGGTCATTGAGCTTCTTGGCGACGATCATCCCCAGGCGGCTGTCAGGGAAGAGCTTAATGCCATGGCAACCAGGCATCTCCTGGCAAATTCGCCAAAGACGCTGGCCAACCATGTCAAGGTGCTGCTTGCCCTTGAAGGTAAGGGGATCGTAACCAATGTAGACCATGACCAGGAGGGTGGATTCTCCAATTTCACCGTCTGCACCCTCGATGTTCCCGGTCTTTTCTCGATGATAACCGGGGTCATGGCGGCCAATGGCATGAATATTCTGGGGGCGCAGATTCACACAAGCACTAATGGCAAGGCGTTGGATGTCCTTCAGGTCAATGCGCCCCAGGGATTCGTAATTACCGAAGAAACCCGGTGGAACCGTGTCAGGGAAGACCTGCAGCAGGTGCTGGAGGGACATGTCAATGTCCGCAAAATGGTGGAGAAGCGTCAACGCGTAAAACAGTTGTCGGAAAAACAAAAGCCGCGCTTTCCTACTCGGGTGGAGATCGACAATGAAGTGTCTGCCGACTATACGGTCATTGATATTTACACCCATGACAAGGTTGGACTGCTTTACAGCATTACCAGCACCCTGACAGAGCTCGGGCTGTATATCGGGATATCGAAAATATCCACCAAGGTTGACCAGGTTCTTGATGTGTTTTATGTAAAGGACATCTTCGGCCACAAAGTGACGAGTGAGCGGAAGATTGAGGAAATGAGAGAGCGTTTGCTCAAGGCGATCGATCAGTAA
- a CDS encoding N-acetylmuramoyl-L-alanine amidase codes for MYRCWIVRVLLMAFLGVMLMLGSAMAAEEGGSAKTKKTTAKKAASGKPAKATASKKKGKKGSSRKTDAKAKAKSEQQLVQVVKPSEAKPMASVKELRSWSNPDYTRIAISLDREAAFEYHRIGQDQEAKLPGRLYLDINGAKLNSDVKDLPVADGLLKTARIAQYRPETVRVVLDLESIKDYKIFTFSDPFRIMIDIRGDRKTEISSLKQVIEPVTPASAAIIDQPAEKPHKKPLHPGISRIRRVVVDPGHGGHDPGALGADGTREKDVVLAIGLKLAKKLRDEIGLDVVMTRTTDVFLELQERTAIANQVGADLFISIHANAAPNRSASGIETYYLSLAKTEKAAQLAAKENGTSLEKVSMLQAVLFDLMANYKINDSAHLAEVVQKELHKKVDARWPVKSLGVKQGPFYVLVGASMPSILVETAFLSNEKEEQRLKDSHYQETTADGIADGVRAYISGLK; via the coding sequence ATGTATAGATGCTGGATAGTACGGGTATTATTGATGGCCTTTCTTGGGGTGATGCTGATGCTTGGCAGTGCCATGGCGGCAGAGGAAGGCGGCAGCGCTAAAACCAAGAAAACCACTGCCAAGAAAGCCGCTTCTGGAAAACCGGCAAAGGCGACGGCCTCAAAGAAAAAAGGGAAAAAAGGTTCTTCCCGGAAAACTGATGCCAAGGCAAAAGCAAAGAGTGAACAGCAACTGGTTCAGGTGGTGAAGCCGTCTGAGGCAAAACCGATGGCTAGCGTTAAGGAGTTGCGGTCCTGGTCCAACCCCGATTATACGCGGATTGCCATCTCTCTTGACCGGGAAGCGGCTTTTGAGTACCACCGCATCGGTCAGGATCAGGAGGCCAAACTCCCTGGTCGGCTCTACCTGGACATAAACGGCGCCAAGCTGAACTCTGATGTTAAGGATCTCCCGGTTGCCGACGGCCTTCTAAAGACCGCCCGCATCGCGCAGTACCGCCCGGAGACGGTGCGGGTGGTGCTGGATCTGGAAAGCATCAAGGACTACAAAATATTTACCTTTTCCGATCCGTTCCGGATCATGATCGATATCAGGGGGGATCGCAAGACCGAGATTTCATCCCTGAAGCAGGTTATCGAGCCGGTTACTCCGGCATCAGCAGCTATTATCGACCAGCCGGCTGAAAAGCCGCACAAGAAGCCCCTGCACCCCGGAATTTCCCGGATAAGGCGCGTTGTGGTCGATCCGGGTCATGGTGGTCATGATCCCGGAGCTCTGGGAGCAGACGGCACGCGGGAAAAGGATGTGGTGCTGGCGATCGGCCTGAAGCTGGCAAAAAAGCTGCGTGACGAGATCGGGCTCGATGTGGTCATGACTCGAACGACCGATGTCTTTCTGGAGCTCCAGGAACGGACCGCCATCGCCAACCAGGTTGGCGCCGACCTGTTTATTTCGATTCATGCCAATGCCGCTCCCAACAGGTCGGCATCCGGCATCGAGACCTATTACCTGAGCCTGGCCAAGACGGAAAAGGCTGCTCAGCTCGCGGCCAAGGAGAACGGCACCTCTCTGGAAAAGGTAAGCATGCTCCAGGCTGTGCTGTTCGACCTGATGGCCAATTACAAGATCAATGACTCAGCGCATCTTGCCGAGGTGGTCCAGAAGGAGCTTCACAAAAAGGTTGATGCCCGTTGGCCGGTAAAGTCGCTGGGGGTAAAGCAGGGACCGTTTTATGTGCTGGTTGGCGCCAGCATGCCGAGCATCCTTGTTGAAACCGCCTTTCTGAGCAATGAAAAGGAAGAGCAGCGTCTTAAAGACAGCCATTACCAGGAAACTACTGCCGACGGGATTGCGGATGGGGTCAGGGCTTACATTTCCGGCTTGAAATAA
- the xerD gene encoding site-specific tyrosine recombinase XerD, translated as MNQYLDLFLGYLSVEKGLSRNTLEAYSHDIGGYIDFLAIGNGINEPADIRPQQVSGFLAQLKSSGLAPRSRARVLSAVRMFHKFLMIEGYAKVNPAALIEAPKTLRLLPEVLSMREVEALLAAPKTDSVIDLRDRAMLELLYATGLRVSELVALKLQNLNLQAGYLMTMGKGSKERVVPMGDSARKSIELYFASCRTSLASSSDSQYLFITRLGGRMSRQAFWNLIKKRAIEAGIHKSISPHTLRHSFATHLLENGADLRSVQLMLGHADLSTTQIYTHITRERLKRLHAEHHPRG; from the coding sequence ATGAACCAGTACCTCGACCTGTTTCTAGGGTATCTATCTGTGGAAAAGGGGCTGTCCCGCAATACCCTTGAGGCGTACAGTCATGACATTGGCGGCTATATCGACTTTCTTGCTATTGGCAACGGCATTAATGAACCTGCCGACATAAGGCCTCAGCAAGTATCCGGGTTTCTCGCACAACTCAAATCATCCGGGCTGGCCCCCCGGAGCAGGGCTCGCGTTCTTTCGGCGGTCAGGATGTTTCATAAGTTCCTTATGATCGAGGGGTATGCCAAGGTAAACCCTGCTGCTCTTATCGAGGCCCCGAAGACGCTCCGCCTGCTTCCAGAGGTGCTCTCCATGCGCGAGGTCGAAGCGTTGCTGGCTGCGCCGAAGACCGATTCGGTAATTGATCTTCGCGACAGGGCAATGCTGGAGCTGCTCTATGCAACAGGGTTAAGGGTTTCCGAGCTGGTTGCCCTCAAGCTGCAAAACCTGAATCTTCAGGCTGGTTATCTGATGACCATGGGTAAAGGGAGCAAGGAGCGAGTAGTTCCCATGGGGGATTCTGCCCGGAAGAGCATTGAGCTGTATTTCGCTTCTTGCCGGACATCTCTGGCTAGCAGCAGCGACTCGCAGTATCTGTTTATCACTAGGCTGGGTGGCCGGATGAGCCGTCAGGCGTTCTGGAACCTGATAAAAAAGCGGGCGATCGAGGCCGGCATCCACAAGAGTATTTCGCCCCATACCTTAAGGCATTCATTTGCCACGCACCTATTGGAAAACGGTGCAGATTTGAGGAGCGTGCAACTGATGCTCGGCCATGCAGACCTCTCCACTACGCAGATTTACACGCACATTACCCGTGAACGGTTGAAGCGGCTGCATGCAGAGCATCACCCAAGAGGGTGA